In Dromiciops gliroides isolate mDroGli1 chromosome 4, mDroGli1.pri, whole genome shotgun sequence, one DNA window encodes the following:
- the LOC122726294 gene encoding olfactory receptor 10C1: MSTNTSGVVTDFILLGFSHLMGFQGLLFTLFLTIYLLTVVGNLLIVALVSVDAKLHSPMYFFLRILSALEICYTSVTVPLVLHHLRTGRRRIPRVGCALQMFFFLFFGATECCLLAAMAYDRYAAICTPLRYPLLLNRRVCLQLAAGAWTCGALVGLGHTSFIFSLTFCGPNTIPHFFCEIQPVLQLVCGDTSLNELQIILAAALIILCPFGLILFSYGKILATILRIPSAAGRRKAFSTCSSHLLVVSLFYGTAIFIYIRPKASYDPTTDPLLSLFYAVITPILNPVIYSLRNADVKAALKRMLKKIGSKEI; this comes from the coding sequence ATGTCCACCAACACCTCAGGGGTCGTAACAGATTTCATCCTCCTGGGCTTCTCTCACCTCATGGGTTTCCAGGGTCTCCTCTTCACCCTCTTCCTCACCATCTACCTGCTCACCGTGGTTGGCAACCTCCTCATCGTGGCCCTCGTCTCGGTGGACGCCAAGCTTCATTCGCCCATGTACTTCTTCCTCCGCATCCTCTCTGCTCTGGAGATCTGCTACACCTCGGTCACCGTCCCGCTCGTGCTCCATCACCTCCGGACTGGGCGGCGCCGGATCCCAAGAGTTGGCTGCGCCCTCCAgatgttcttcttcctcttctttgggGCTACCGAGTGCTGTCTCCTAGCCGCCATGGCTTACGACCGTTACGCAGCCATCTGCACCCCACTCCGCTACCCGCTCCTGCTGAACCGCCGAGTGTGCCTGCAACTGGCTGCTGGAGCCTGGACCTGCGGGGCGTTGGTAGGGCTTGGCCACAcctctttcatcttctctctGACCTTCTGTGGGCCCAATACAATCCCTCACTTCTTCTGCGAGATTCAGCCAGTGCTACAGCTAGTCTGTGGAGACACGTCCCTGAACGAGCTGCAGATCATTTTGGCCGCCGCCCTCATCATCCTCTGCCCCTTTGGACTGATCCTGTTCTCATACGGTAAGATCCTAGCCACGATTCTACGGATTCCATCTGCTGCAGGCCGCCGCAAAGCCTTCTCCACCTGCTCCTCACATCTGCTCGTGGTTTCCCTGTTCTACGGCACAGCCATTTTCATCTACATTCGCCCTAAGGCCAGTTATGACCCGACCACTGATCCACTGTTGTCTCTCTTCTATGCGGTGATTACTCCTATCCTCAATCCTGTCATCTACAGCCTTCGGAATGCTGACGTCAAGGCAGCCCTCAAGAGGATGCTCAAGAAGATAGGTTCCAAAGAGATCTAG